The genomic region TCTGCCAAAAGAAGACAATCCTTTCCTGGGCTGGCGGGCAATCCGTATCGCGATGGATCGCCCAGAAATTCTGCGTGCTCAGTTGCGCGCAATCCTTCGTGCCTCGGCATTTGGCAAGCTGCGAATTATGTTTCCAATGGTTATTTCAGTTGAAGAAGTGCGTATTCTAAAAGCCGAACTGGAAAAACTGAAATCTCAGCTGCGCGACGAAGGCAAAGCTTTCGATGAAACTATCGAAGTCGGCATTATGGTTGAAACCCCAGCTTCTGCCGCCATTGCTCATCATCTGGTTAAAGAAGTGGACTTCTTTAGCATCGGCACCAACGATTTGACGCAATATACGCTCGCCGTCGATCGCGGTAACGATCTTATCTCACATCTTTATAACCCCATGACGCCTTCAGTGCTGACACTCATCAAACAAGTCATTGATGCATCGCATGCCGAAGGAAAATGGACTGGAATGTGTGGTGAGCTGGCTGGTGATGAACGTGCTACACTACTTCTACTGGGTATGGGACTTGACGAGTTCAGCATGAGTGCCATTTCTATTCCGCGCATCAAGAAAATCATCCGCAATACGAATTTCAAAGATGTAAAAGCGTTAGCAGAGCAGGCCATGGCTCAACCTACTGCGGAAGAGTTGATGAACCTGGTTAACAAGTTCATTGAAGAAAAAACACACTGCTGATACCAGATGACGCTGGCCCAAAATTACTGTTTAGGAGAAGATCATGGGTTTGTTTTCAAAACTTTTTGGCGATAAATCAGATAGCGCATCTGGCGTCGTTGAAATTGTTGCGCCACTGTCCGGTGAAATTGTGAACATTGAAGATGTACCGGATGTTGTTTTCGCGGAAAAAATCGTTGGCGACGGCATCGCTATCAAGCCTACCGGAAACAAAATGGTAGCGCCGGTTGACGGCACTATCGGTAAAATTTTCGAAACCAATCACGCTTTCTCCATTGAGTCGGATAACGGTATTGAACTGTTTGTTCACTTCGGTATCGACACCGTGGAGCTTAAGGGAGAAGGCTTCAAACGAATTGCGGAAGAAAACCAGAAGGTTAAAAAAGGAGATGTTGTGATCGAATTTGATCTGAGCCTGCTGGAAGAAAAAGCAAAATCAACACTGACGCCCGTGGTTATTTCTAATATGGATGAAATCAAAGAACTGGTAAAACTGTCTGGTAGCGTTGTGGTCGGCGAAACGCCAGTTATTCGTATCACAAAGTAAGCAGAAGATGTATTAGCTCAGACCTGATCTGACAGTTACCGAGCCTGTAATTTAAATTGTGTATCTGCCTGTTTTTGATATCTTCATTTCGATAACGGAGACAGGTAATTATGGACGAAAAAAGACTCAAAGCCCTTGCGGCTGAACTGGCTAAGGGGCTGAAAACCGAAGCCGATCTCAACCAGTTTTCCCGCATGCTGACGAAGCTTACAGTTGAAACTGCGCTCAATGCTGAGCTGACTGACCACATCGGACACGAAAAGAACGCACCCAAAACAGGCTCAAATACCCGCAATGGTTATTCGTCAAAAACGTTGTTGTGCGACGATGGTGAGATTGAAATCAGTACACCACGTGATCGTGAAAGCACCTTCGAACCTCAGCTTATTAAGAAAAATCAGACACGTATTACGCAGATGGACAGTCAGATCCTGTCGTTGTATGCAAAAGGCATGACCACCCGGGAGATTGTCGCCACCTTCAAAGAAATGTACGATGCGGACGTCTCACCCACGCTGATATCGAAAGTCACTGATGCGGTGAAAGAGCAGGTATCTGAGTGGCAAAACCGTCCGCTGGATGCTCTGTATCCCATTGTTTATCTTGACTGTATTGTCGTAAAAGTTCGCCACAGTGGCACTGTAATTAACAAAGCCGTATTCCTTGCTCTGGGTATTAACACCGAAGGCCAGAAAGAATTACTGGGCATGTGGCTCGCAGAAAATGAAGGTGCGAAGTTCTGGCTCAGCGTGCTGACTGAGCTGAAGAATCGAGGTCTCCAGGATATCCTGATTGCCTGCGTGGATGGCCTTAAGGGCTTTCCGGATGCGATAAACAGCGTGTACCCGCAGACGCATATCCAGTTGTGCATTATTCACATGGTACGCAACAGCCTGAAATACGTGTCATGGAAGGACTATAAAGCCGTTACTGGCGGTCTGAAAGCGGTTTATCAGGCTCCGACAGAAGCAGCAGCGCTGATGGCCCTGGATAAGTTCGCTGATGTCTGGGACGACAAATATCCGCAAATCAGCAAAAGCTGGCGTGCACACTGGGAAAATCTCAATACGTTCTTTGGTTATCCACCAGATATACGTAAGGCTATCTACACCACGAATGCCATCGAGTCGCTGAACAGCGTTATCCGGGCAGCGATAAAGAAACGCAAAGTGTTCCCGACAGATGACTCAGTGCGCAAGGTGATATATCTGGCAATCCAGTCGGCCTCGAAAAAATGGAGTATGCCGATCCAGAACTGGCGGCTGGCAATGAGTCGCTTTATTATCGAGTTTGGTGACCGCCTGAGCGATCACCTTTAATACGGTGGCAGATACACAGAATTATTTACAGGGTCCAGTTACCGGTTATTTATACAGGTGTCTGTCGGATTACATCCGGTTCAGATTCTTTTCTGCCCGGCCCCGTTTTCCATCAGGTAACCTGGCCATCGGTGTTCGCCCGCAGCACATTTTTCCCTGATGAGTTCGCTCATTATTGTCATGCCACAACCACTTATCCGGATCTGACCGCAGGCTTTCCAGGCCCCCGTATAACGTCTTGCGGCACGCAACCTGATAAAATTCCTGCAAAATGATTTTATGGAACCGCCCGCAAATACCCTTGATCTGCGGGGACATCGCCTTCGTTTTTGTATGGCCGATATCGTTGATGGCCAGATAAAGCTGATAATCATGCTGTATTGTATGAACGCCTCCCCGTTTGGAAAGCTTCCGTTGTTCTGACATCGACGAGTAGTTGCAGCTCTGTATCCGGCTTTATTGCAGTCAGAGCTGCAGGCCACTATGAGATGCGCAGACTCACTCCTTATTCCTCCGGCAAGCTTTACGTTCAGCGCAGCATTCCGGTTTAGTGAGTCCCGGTCTTACATGTCCTGGTCATCACACTGGCCGCCATAGTAACCTTTCAGCATCCACCCTTTTTTAAGAGTTAATGTTTATCGGTATCAACGATTAATACGGTCTGATACTGACATGATTATTGTCATACTTACGATCATGGGCGGCTATCGCCCATACTGTTCGCGTCAGCTTGTTTGCCATCTCCACGATGGCTACGCTGGTCGGATGTCGTGTTATCCACGGACCTGGCTCTTTAGCCCGCAATGCTGCTGCCCATGGCCCATGGATAAATAATGTCCGGAGGCAGGTGTCACCACGCTTGCTTATCCCCGGCAGTCTAACTTTGCCTCCAGTACCGGTTTGTTTAGGCAACAGACCAACATACGCAGCGAACTCTCGTCCGGATTTAAATGCAGATGCTTCTCCCATCGTGGCGACTGCAGCCGTGGCGATGAGGGTCCCACGCCAAGGATTTCCATCAACCGCTTACAGGTTTCACTCTGCCGTGCCACACTGATAAGCTGTTTTTCAATATCATCTATCAGCGAGTCCAGTTCGTTCAGTCTGTTGTACTGAACCTCCAGCAACGCGATGAGATATGGTGGTAGTTTCCCGCTCATTCGTTCCAGGGCGGCCAGCAACTCTCTGCCCATCGCAGCGCGACCTTTATGGATGGTTTCACCGAACCCGAGAAGCGTGCCATGCAGAGCATTAATCTGCACGGTCCGGCACTTCACCAGTTGCCTGCACGAACGGTGCCGAACCAGTACTGACTGCTGTTCTTCTGTTTTCACCGCGATACCCTTGCCGGGTTGTTGAACCACCATCCAGACAGCCCGAGCATCCATCACGTCATTCTTGTTGCCCATGACGAATGCTTTAACGAACCGGGCCTGCAATAACCGGACGTTGTACCCCAGCTTCTCCAGCTCACGCGCCCAGCACTGAGAGCCTCCACAGGCCTCCATACCAATCAGGCAGGGTTCCCGGTGACTGAAGAACGTCAGAAAATCCTTGCTGCGTAGCTGCTTATCCACCACGTCACCCGTGTGCTCATTGATGAAGTGGACCTGAATCAGATGCTTTGCGATATCAACGCCAACCGGTATATATTTCATGCTGTGGGGCCTCCCGTCTGAGGGTGCTTTATGCACCCCGTATTGGGTACTATGACGCCGGAAATCGGCGAGGCTCCACACTTTCCTGACCTTTCCTTAAATCCATTTTCGTGCTCCACATTTTACGATTGGGGATGCGTTCATCTTATTCCTCCTTACCACAGTACTCCGTTCCCCTGTCGGTCAGTCTTCTCAGCACCGGCAGCCCCTGAGCCTCACAGAACGGCAGTCGGCGGCAGTGTTCGGCGTTTTACTCGTATACCGCTTGCAGTGCGCCACTTTCGGGTATGTATCCACGAACGTCTGTGGGCAGATACGGCCCCCCTTTCAGATTGCCAGCACAGAAGGTGTCCTGCGACCCGGGATAGCCCGGGTGAGCGGTCTCGATTTCGCCACTGGCCTCATCATCATGCGCCTTTTTCTCCAGCGCGGCGATTGGGGCACCGGTAAGCACGATACCTTCTCTGGCGAACTTTTCCTCAGGCGCCTTCAGGCGTTTACGGAAGTTCTCCAGGTCGTGTCGTTGCCAGATGGCGCGCACGCCGCTGCCGGAGGTAAACACGCCTTTTTTACGCAGCTCATCACTGGTCCGGTGCTGCACGGGGGCCGGGAACTCAACGGCGTATTCAACAACCGCGCGTTCAGTGGCTTCGTCGGCGCGGTTCGTCAGGTTGGGACCCCGGCGGTTCTGGTTAACCAGCGCGTCAATGCCGCCTTCAGCAGCCAGTTCCTGATAACAGTAGAAGGTGTCGCGTGACACGCCCGTGCTCTTGCAGGCTGTTGATACGTTACCGGGTTATTCGGCGAGATTGAGCAGGCCGGCTTTGTGTTTGATGATGGGATTGTGAGTATGGAGCATGAGGGTGACCTCGCGTTTTGTATAAGGATTCGACACCCATATCAGAACCGGTAACCCTCAATCTTTCAGGGTCCGCTGTCAGATTACGTCGCGACTAATACAAATTATTCATTACGTCAACTTCGTGTTTTTGTCGCTGTAACAAAACAGGGAAGCTTTAGTCAGGCAGACCAGGCTATTGGTCTTAGCCAGCCAGCGGTCAGTCATAGTATAAAAGAGTTGGAAAGTGAGTTAGGGATACGCCTGCTCGACAGAACAACCCGCGAGGTGCAGCTTACTGAGACAGGCAATTGTCTCACCGCCTTGAAAGGCTGCCTGAAGAACTGAATACAACCCTGTTGGATATTCGCAGTTATGGTCAGCAGAGAGGTGGTACGGTGCGTGTCGCTGCCAGCCAGATCCACTTTCCTGACATCACTGTGATGCTGTGTGACAGGCCCCGGCATTGAGTACTGGAAAGTGTCCATAATGTTGAAGTTGATTTGGGATTGTTATCTGGCCACTCACCTCACAGGCCTTCGAATGTGAAGCTATCCTCGATGAACCTTTTTTGCTGTTATGTCGGCAGGACGATCCTTTGGCGCACTCCTCTCCTGTGCACTGGCAGCTGCTCAATCATCGCCGGTTTGTTTTGCAGGATTATGCTT from Erwinia tracheiphila harbors:
- the crr gene encoding PTS glucose transporter subunit IIA translates to MGLFSKLFGDKSDSASGVVEIVAPLSGEIVNIEDVPDVVFAEKIVGDGIAIKPTGNKMVAPVDGTIGKIFETNHAFSIESDNGIELFVHFGIDTVELKGEGFKRIAEENQKVKKGDVVIEFDLSLLEEKAKSTLTPVVISNMDEIKELVKLSGSVVVGETPVIRITK
- a CDS encoding IS256 family transposase — protein: MDEKRLKALAAELAKGLKTEADLNQFSRMLTKLTVETALNAELTDHIGHEKNAPKTGSNTRNGYSSKTLLCDDGEIEISTPRDRESTFEPQLIKKNQTRITQMDSQILSLYAKGMTTREIVATFKEMYDADVSPTLISKVTDAVKEQVSEWQNRPLDALYPIVYLDCIVVKVRHSGTVINKAVFLALGINTEGQKELLGMWLAENEGAKFWLSVLTELKNRGLQDILIACVDGLKGFPDAINSVYPQTHIQLCIIHMVRNSLKYVSWKDYKAVTGGLKAVYQAPTEAAALMALDKFADVWDDKYPQISKSWRAHWENLNTFFGYPPDIRKAIYTTNAIESLNSVIRAAIKKRKVFPTDDSVRKVIYLAIQSASKKWSMPIQNWRLAMSRFIIEFGDRLSDHL